The following coding sequences are from one Natrarchaeobaculum sulfurireducens window:
- a CDS encoding NAD(P)/FAD-dependent oxidoreductase translates to MTGDRDVADLAVGADAFTERGAGLEVAVVGAGALGATVAYDLAREGADVTLYDRETVAAGSSGRAAGVCYDAFADPLDAEVGSEAIERFRALSGDETFPFVECPYVWLAREGDAERANAVREQVERMQAEGVVAIELDADALGERFPSLRTDDVAVAAVAGAAGYTDPAQYTACLAAAATGAGATLETETPVSIRTDPPRVVLENGAAREVDAVVVAAGAHTRQLLADVGVEIAMKPYRVQALVASGEFAEPMCYDATGDFYLRPHPDGILAGNGTELREANPDAYDREANPGFADDLRGRVRHRAPGLECSIDRAWAGLCTATPDRDPLVGRLQAGLYVATGFHGHGFMRAPAIGNRLADQVLGGDGIDAFDPTRFDGDEAFAIVEGMTLEESD, encoded by the coding sequence ATGACAGGGGACCGAGACGTCGCCGACCTCGCTGTCGGCGCGGACGCGTTCACCGAACGGGGTGCTGGCCTCGAGGTCGCCGTCGTCGGTGCCGGGGCCCTCGGGGCAACCGTCGCCTACGACCTCGCCCGCGAGGGTGCGGACGTAACGCTGTACGACCGGGAGACGGTCGCTGCGGGCTCGAGCGGGCGGGCGGCGGGCGTCTGTTATGACGCGTTTGCCGACCCGCTCGACGCCGAGGTCGGCAGCGAGGCGATCGAACGGTTTCGCGCGCTTTCGGGTGACGAAACGTTCCCGTTCGTCGAGTGTCCGTACGTCTGGCTCGCCCGTGAGGGAGATGCAGAGCGGGCGAACGCCGTCCGCGAGCAGGTCGAGCGTATGCAAGCCGAAGGGGTCGTCGCGATCGAACTCGACGCCGACGCACTAGGTGAGCGGTTCCCCTCGTTGCGGACCGACGACGTCGCCGTCGCGGCTGTCGCCGGTGCCGCCGGATACACCGACCCCGCGCAGTATACGGCCTGTCTCGCCGCCGCGGCGACCGGAGCGGGGGCGACCCTCGAGACCGAGACGCCCGTCTCGATCCGAACCGACCCGCCGCGGGTCGTCCTCGAGAACGGCGCGGCTCGCGAGGTCGACGCCGTCGTCGTGGCCGCTGGCGCACACACCAGACAACTGCTCGCCGATGTCGGCGTCGAAATCGCAATGAAGCCGTATCGCGTACAGGCGCTCGTCGCGAGCGGCGAGTTCGCCGAGCCGATGTGTTACGACGCGACCGGAGACTTCTACCTCCGACCACACCCCGACGGAATACTCGCCGGCAACGGCACCGAACTCCGGGAGGCCAACCCGGACGCATACGACCGCGAGGCGAACCCCGGATTCGCCGACGACCTTCGGGGCCGGGTCCGCCATCGCGCCCCTGGACTCGAGTGTTCGATCGACCGCGCCTGGGCCGGCCTCTGTACGGCGACGCCGGATCGCGATCCGCTCGTCGGACGCCTGCAAGCGGGCCTTTACGTCGCGACTGGCTTCCACGGCCACGGCTTCATGCGCGCGCCGGCGATCGGGAATCGGCTCGCGGACCAGGTGCTCGGCGGCGACGGTATCGACGCCTTCGACCCGACGCGATTCGACGGCGACGAAGCGTTCGCCATCGTCGAGGGGATGACGCTCGAGGAATCGGACTGA
- a CDS encoding creatininase family protein, with the protein MSLLAEETTTTAADALEAADVAVFPVGSTEQHGPALALGMDHLAAEAFARTATDRQECIVLPTLPVGVSAHHRQFDGTLSVEPETFERYVTETLSSLADHGVRKAVVVNGHGGNTDALTRAARRLRDDRIAFAPPWNWWDGVDDLAADLFDEAGGHADAMESSLLWHLHDELVDPDALEAAEAGASDAWGESVHGASVGFDTIDFSDSGAVGRPTQADPEKGKQLFEAGSERLAALLEWLADRPLEDCWAAPHR; encoded by the coding sequence ATGAGTCTGCTCGCCGAAGAGACGACGACCACGGCCGCCGACGCGCTCGAGGCGGCCGACGTCGCGGTGTTTCCCGTCGGGAGCACCGAACAGCACGGTCCCGCACTCGCCCTCGGGATGGATCACTTAGCCGCCGAGGCGTTCGCACGGACGGCAACCGACCGCCAAGAGTGTATCGTCCTCCCGACGCTTCCCGTCGGCGTCAGTGCCCATCACCGCCAGTTCGATGGCACGCTGTCCGTCGAACCCGAGACGTTCGAGCGGTACGTCACCGAGACGCTCTCGAGTCTGGCCGACCACGGCGTCCGGAAAGCCGTCGTCGTCAACGGCCACGGCGGGAACACCGACGCACTGACGCGGGCAGCCCGCAGGCTCCGGGACGACCGGATCGCGTTTGCGCCGCCCTGGAACTGGTGGGACGGCGTCGACGACCTCGCTGCCGACCTCTTCGACGAGGCCGGCGGTCACGCGGACGCGATGGAGTCGAGCCTGCTGTGGCACCTCCACGACGAACTGGTCGACCCCGACGCCCTCGAGGCCGCGGAAGCCGGTGCGAGCGACGCCTGGGGCGAGTCCGTCCACGGCGCGTCCGTCGGGTTCGATACGATCGACTTCTCCGATAGCGGGGCGGTCGGCCGACCCACCCAGGCCGATCCGGAGAAAGGCAAACAGCTCTTCGAAGCCGGCAGCGAGCGACTCGCTGCGTTGCTCGAGTGGCTCGCCGACCGCCCGCTCGAAGACTGCTGGGCGGCCCCCCACCGATGA
- a CDS encoding DUF7388 family protein, giving the protein MLPPSAVTSADLDAVALKPAECDVSRGQSIPVETIAIDYEGPEHLPDTETLETLAADTEVLVTTPVRADGFDPLGDDSLLEVLPESVGRVLVAGHPAYLTDEERRRAVAPRLGAALETDPDAWVGTESVERIAMATGATQYDLLSRSTERELTALRQAGFDGEVAVYAPTVLTDDEDAILDAVGDYVSRRRPVATALPDDATTDSSATGRAREVLLAAADDYALVGAEIDVAARTAALREAGATTVVGYPARGLEAFLE; this is encoded by the coding sequence ATGCTCCCGCCCAGCGCTGTCACCAGTGCTGACCTCGACGCGGTCGCCCTGAAACCAGCCGAGTGTGACGTCTCGAGGGGTCAGTCGATCCCGGTCGAGACGATCGCCATCGACTACGAGGGCCCCGAGCACCTCCCCGATACCGAGACGCTCGAGACCCTCGCAGCTGACACCGAGGTGCTCGTGACGACGCCCGTCCGAGCCGACGGCTTCGACCCGCTCGGCGACGACTCGCTGCTCGAGGTGCTTCCCGAATCGGTCGGTCGCGTTCTCGTCGCGGGGCACCCGGCGTATCTCACGGACGAGGAACGACGCCGCGCCGTCGCCCCGCGACTCGGGGCCGCCCTCGAGACCGATCCCGACGCCTGGGTGGGGACCGAAAGCGTCGAGCGAATCGCCATGGCTACGGGCGCGACCCAGTACGACCTGCTCTCGCGGTCGACCGAGCGGGAACTCACCGCACTCCGGCAGGCAGGGTTCGACGGCGAGGTCGCCGTCTACGCCCCGACAGTTCTTACGGACGACGAGGATGCTATCCTCGACGCCGTCGGCGACTACGTCTCCCGTCGGCGTCCCGTCGCGACGGCGTTACCCGACGACGCGACGACCGACTCGAGCGCGACGGGCCGTGCCCGCGAGGTGTTGCTCGCGGCGGCCGACGACTACGCGCTCGTGGGCGCTGAAATCGACGTTGCGGCACGGACGGCGGCGCTCCGGGAGGCCGGCGCGACGACCGTCGTCGGCTACCCAGCCCGCGGCCTCGAGGCGTTTCTCGAGTAA
- a CDS encoding S1C family serine protease: MNDFRPDRRQFLSLVGVSGGLSLAGCTEPRRDGGVEGGSAHSIDRDDLADGSTFTDVYDAVIESVTQVRVFGVDDPLTDQEGQGQGSGFVYDENHVVTNEHVVAGGEEVDLQYITGDWTSTRIVGTDRLSDLAVLEVEHIPEEATPLPLAQDRPVVGQQVLAVGNPFGLEGSMSQGVVSGVDRTIEAPGQDFSFPNVIQTDAAVNPGNSGGPLVDLDGNVIGVVHAGGGENIGFAISAALANRVVPALLEDGEFEHSYLGIQLASVDRFIAEENDLEEAAGIAVVGVVDGGPADGVLEEATSTTERGGEPVPVGGDVIVELDGEPIPDRHALSTFLALETSPGNELEVRLWRDGEIVVETLVLGTRPTE, translated from the coding sequence ATGAACGATTTTCGACCGGACCGGCGCCAGTTCCTTTCGCTCGTCGGCGTGAGTGGCGGGCTCTCGCTGGCCGGGTGTACGGAACCGCGACGCGACGGCGGAGTAGAAGGTGGGTCCGCACACAGCATCGACCGGGACGACCTCGCCGACGGCTCGACGTTTACCGACGTCTACGACGCTGTCATCGAATCAGTCACGCAGGTTCGCGTCTTCGGCGTCGACGACCCCCTCACCGACCAGGAGGGCCAGGGACAGGGATCGGGGTTCGTCTACGACGAAAACCACGTCGTCACGAACGAACACGTCGTCGCAGGTGGCGAAGAGGTCGACCTGCAGTACATCACCGGTGACTGGACGAGCACACGTATCGTCGGCACCGACCGGCTCAGCGATCTGGCCGTCCTCGAGGTCGAACACATCCCCGAGGAGGCAACGCCACTGCCGCTGGCACAGGACCGTCCCGTCGTTGGCCAACAGGTTCTCGCCGTCGGCAACCCCTTCGGCCTCGAGGGATCGATGTCCCAGGGCGTCGTCAGCGGCGTCGACCGGACGATCGAGGCACCTGGACAGGACTTTTCGTTCCCGAACGTCATCCAGACCGACGCCGCCGTCAACCCCGGAAACAGTGGCGGCCCACTCGTCGACCTCGATGGGAACGTCATCGGCGTCGTCCATGCCGGCGGCGGCGAGAACATCGGCTTTGCCATCTCGGCAGCGCTGGCCAACCGCGTCGTCCCTGCCCTCCTCGAAGACGGGGAGTTCGAGCACTCGTATCTGGGCATTCAACTCGCGTCGGTCGACCGGTTCATCGCCGAGGAGAACGACCTCGAGGAGGCAGCCGGTATCGCCGTCGTCGGCGTCGTCGACGGTGGCCCGGCCGACGGCGTCCTCGAGGAAGCGACCAGCACTACCGAGCGGGGCGGCGAACCGGTCCCAGTCGGTGGCGACGTCATCGTCGAATTGGACGGCGAACCGATCCCGGACCGCCACGCACTTTCGACGTTCCTCGCTCTCGAGACGAGTCCCGGCAACGAACTCGAGGTGCGGCTCTGGCGTGACGGCGAGATCGTCGTCGAAACCCTCGTCCTCGGAACGCGACCGACCGAGTGA
- a CDS encoding DUF7511 domain-containing protein yields the protein MTSNADVTPPVPDALPIELDHVTVENEDAPNECAIFPREASEEQLMTAWISAHDDSFVALESMR from the coding sequence ATGACCTCCAACGCCGACGTCACACCCCCGGTTCCGGACGCACTGCCCATCGAACTCGATCACGTTACCGTCGAGAACGAAGACGCACCGAACGAGTGTGCGATCTTCCCCCGTGAAGCGTCCGAAGAACAACTCATGACGGCCTGGATATCGGCTCACGACGACTCGTTCGTCGCTCTCGAGTCGATGCGCTAA
- a CDS encoding nucleotidyltransferase domain-containing protein, whose protein sequence is MSAVSSTVYDAVERALSELESEFDVRAVLAVARGSHAWGAASPDSDYDVGFVFVEADCRRYAHLDGTRESVVEYATATVDGHPIDLEFQGWNVTTFAKLLAASNQGAIDLLRSPIRYRTTYDPDPLAAELERTFDPMDLYHDWRAIASNTYRTYLSDHLVGPDDEVFPIRDRLAKGYLVETDDGTTTIAADDERFTETATRQTVKGNLTVFRAAASARYLKRTGERGDHDLPALEFESFLEEQAPAVFDADRLECGHRLLERKRRGDGNAVIGDRVGREFAHPPRLIDPAVHARDGPDRTRLNDAVDAMIDASR, encoded by the coding sequence ATGTCTGCCGTTTCATCCACCGTCTACGACGCCGTCGAGAGAGCACTCTCTGAACTCGAGTCCGAGTTCGACGTTCGGGCCGTGCTGGCGGTCGCCCGAGGGAGCCACGCCTGGGGCGCTGCCAGCCCGGACAGCGACTACGACGTCGGCTTTGTCTTCGTCGAGGCCGACTGTCGGCGCTACGCCCATCTCGACGGTACTCGCGAGAGCGTCGTCGAATACGCCACGGCCACCGTCGACGGCCACCCGATCGACCTCGAGTTTCAGGGCTGGAACGTCACCACGTTCGCCAAACTGCTCGCGGCGTCGAACCAGGGCGCGATCGACCTCCTGCGGAGTCCAATCCGGTACCGGACGACGTACGATCCCGACCCGCTCGCCGCCGAGCTCGAGCGAACGTTCGATCCGATGGACCTCTATCACGACTGGCGCGCCATCGCGTCGAACACCTACCGGACGTATCTCTCCGACCATCTGGTTGGGCCCGACGACGAGGTGTTTCCGATCCGGGATCGACTCGCGAAGGGCTACCTCGTCGAGACTGACGACGGGACGACGACCATCGCCGCCGACGACGAGCGGTTTACCGAGACGGCGACCAGACAGACGGTGAAAGGTAACCTCACCGTCTTCCGGGCGGCAGCGTCCGCCCGATACCTCAAACGAACCGGCGAGCGCGGTGACCACGACCTGCCTGCCCTCGAGTTCGAGTCGTTCCTCGAGGAGCAAGCGCCCGCGGTGTTCGACGCCGACCGGCTCGAATGCGGCCACAGACTGCTCGAGCGAAAGCGCCGAGGCGACGGCAACGCCGTGATCGGTGACCGCGTCGGTCGCGAATTCGCACATCCGCCACGACTGATCGACCCCGCAGTTCACGCCCGCGATGGACCCGACCGAACGCGACTGAACGATGCCGTCGACGCGATGATCGATGCGAGTCGCTGA
- a CDS encoding DNA-directed RNA polymerase subunit epsilon yields MRDDGVDPAGRDPPLVPDGGVTPDRDPERRLETRPGSGSLSRVEVRRDSTIRQWGVVTPSATVIGRAESPDADLSESVRRLHDEQHAATPGYSERAHHLDRLRTTQALCNALEVTPWQRDLALGVMDEIDLTEFGSQRAIPTVALVVIRHVVDVDRQRYFGLDDVDVQALSADRMEELFTQYRAHDITEEPTFKRLAATHGLDTTSLNRLRRVLKSQLEDGFPAYGRNPYRDPNLPESTRTPAADADDSPPESDG; encoded by the coding sequence ATGAGAGACGACGGTGTCGACCCCGCCGGTCGCGACCCCCCACTCGTCCCGGACGGCGGCGTCACGCCCGACCGCGACCCCGAACGCAGACTCGAGACGCGTCCAGGCTCGGGCTCGCTCTCGCGTGTGGAGGTCAGACGTGACTCGACGATCCGCCAGTGGGGTGTCGTCACGCCGAGTGCGACCGTCATCGGCCGCGCAGAATCGCCTGATGCGGACCTCTCGGAGAGCGTTCGTCGCCTCCACGACGAGCAACACGCGGCGACACCTGGCTACAGCGAGCGCGCCCACCACCTCGATCGGTTGCGAACGACGCAGGCGCTGTGTAACGCCCTCGAGGTGACGCCGTGGCAACGCGACCTCGCGTTGGGCGTGATGGACGAGATCGATCTCACCGAGTTCGGCAGCCAGCGGGCGATTCCGACGGTCGCACTGGTGGTCATCCGCCACGTCGTCGACGTCGACCGCCAGCGGTACTTCGGCCTCGACGACGTCGACGTCCAGGCGCTGTCCGCCGACCGCATGGAGGAGCTATTCACGCAGTATCGCGCCCACGACATCACCGAGGAGCCGACGTTCAAACGGCTCGCAGCCACCCACGGTCTCGATACGACGAGTCTGAACCGCCTCCGGCGCGTGCTGAAGTCCCAGCTCGAGGACGGCTTTCCGGCCTACGGTCGCAATCCGTATCGCGATCCGAACCTGCCGGAGTCGACCCGAACTCCGGCGGCCGACGCTGACGACTCCCCTCCCGAATCCGACGGTTGA
- a CDS encoding NAD(+)/NADH kinase yields the protein MEAAVGVVAQRKNDRAQALAETLLAVLDREYGERPVVDEETGDAIDATSVPVSAMAACELVVSIGGDGTLLFVAREVGDTPVLGVNLGEVGYLNAVDPSDALEVVCSLVGRLQASTLDGHELARLVATGADDEWTLEPALNEVVVHGPRRGHGGGATIAVLVDGRRYHESHADGVLVATPTGSTAYNLSEDGPLINPTTDALVISGMATAEPMAPLVVDPAVEIELSISDADAGYVIADGRNRRPLEPPATVSVSVADAPVRLVGPRPHFFEALGKLE from the coding sequence ATGGAGGCCGCCGTCGGAGTCGTTGCCCAGCGTAAAAACGACCGTGCACAGGCGCTCGCCGAGACACTCCTCGCGGTGCTCGATCGTGAGTACGGCGAGCGCCCGGTCGTCGACGAGGAAACAGGGGACGCGATCGACGCCACGAGCGTGCCAGTCAGCGCGATGGCGGCGTGTGAACTGGTCGTCAGCATCGGTGGTGATGGCACGTTGCTGTTCGTTGCCCGCGAGGTCGGCGACACCCCGGTCCTCGGGGTCAACCTCGGTGAGGTCGGGTATCTCAACGCCGTCGATCCGTCGGACGCCCTGGAAGTCGTGTGCAGCCTCGTCGGCCGCCTGCAGGCGAGTACGCTCGACGGCCACGAACTCGCCCGGCTCGTGGCGACCGGAGCCGACGACGAGTGGACGCTCGAGCCGGCGCTCAACGAGGTGGTCGTCCACGGTCCTCGACGGGGCCACGGTGGTGGCGCGACGATAGCGGTTCTCGTCGACGGCCGGCGGTACCACGAGAGTCACGCTGACGGCGTGCTCGTGGCAACGCCAACGGGATCGACCGCGTACAACCTGAGCGAGGACGGCCCCCTGATTAACCCGACGACCGACGCGCTGGTGATCAGCGGGATGGCCACCGCGGAGCCGATGGCGCCGCTGGTCGTCGACCCGGCGGTGGAGATCGAACTCTCGATCTCGGACGCCGATGCTGGCTACGTGATCGCCGACGGTCGCAACCGTCGGCCGCTCGAGCCGCCGGCGACGGTGTCGGTCTCGGTCGCCGACGCCCCCGTCCGGCTGGTCGGCCCGCGGCCCCACTTCTTCGAGGCGCTCGGCAAACTCGAGTGA